One Bombus vancouverensis nearcticus chromosome 7, iyBomVanc1_principal, whole genome shotgun sequence DNA window includes the following coding sequences:
- the LOC143302945 gene encoding uncharacterized protein LOC143302945 isoform X1: MELPMLQHFKFELNLQRMAMISMATWLWEQSHIRNKIQEFLIFEYKERENQSNEKKWHDITKLILKQIDSYILHSILKIELTHIIKSIGEKIFNWYEYIRKNIEYGKKESAINYIEKIYWTHYGSIDEVKILKSFWIDNPRLNIATVYDMACEYALEENINSLWEQIPRNVQNKCRKNTYTECKSLILAYWRCCRDGNLSLFIRYLETAVHSGGTYMYNHLYNRYHSVEENMFRWSVYGGYSKAVEYFWDKLNEEERNRNVASGIQISVTSHISDYTTMGESCHRQEKYVEICIFLINQVRTDNKRKTIARIVYDSFEDDIYVCSILRMISPMWPWQDFLGQILDELEAALKAQNNGYTGLNLLYVIISCMKRDYNLGYVIENSKYGMILHEVWHKIPACLKSKIAETDPYLDLIQDLLEIWHLSSIKLIINAPEMTQWRKKLLESGYIICIRIGKLIRLGQYELLNQFTEEVLVFEKEKKLFKQAINIWDYFINIDEYDLADKLLDWQSDSIEEKEELKSKINHVGLCLNFIKADKYELADKLLNWKFSTKKAIQICKDNFTDDESSYDYIYTLWAVEKEHIEIARKKSHKFLYWFLHSEEEIVWFKRQKLVNDRLEERLCEFFIKDNYFETIEYFLDWCLLSKKEIQKLKQVLVNRNMFKKCNCNMMWNYIDIAEKFIKWAFDEEAERTKFIRQFMLSNEGIVCCAGFIAGGGESITGNDIPTFHEIIIRFNNFINFWIKPLKNLDEMKDKLKDYICCYGTDKNMGKYEIFMNLLDNVDLTNEGID, encoded by the coding sequence ATGGAACTTCCTATGCTACAGCATTTTAAGTTTGAATTAAATTTGCAACGTATGGCGATGATTAGTATGGCAACATGGCTATGGGAACAATCACATATCagaaataaaatacaagaatttttaatatttgagtATAAAGAACGTGAGAATCAGAGTAATGAGAAGAAGTGGCAtgatataacaaaattaatattaaaacagaTAGACTCATATATATTACATTCTATATTGAAGATCGAATTAACTCACATAATAAAATCTATAGGAGAGAAGATATTTAACTGGTATGAGTATATTCGTAAGAATATTGAATATGGTAAAAAAGAATCAGCAATTAATTATATTGAGAAAATATATTGGACTCATTATGGATCAATAGATGAGGTAAAGATATTGAAATCATTTTGGATAGATAACCCAAGACTAAATATTGCTACAGTTTATGATATGGCATGTGAGTATGCTTTAGAAGAAAATATCAATAGTTTATGGGAACAAATACCAAGAAACGTGCAAAATAAATGTCGTAAAAATACATATACGGAATGTAAGAGTCTTATATTAGCATATTGGCGATGTTGTAGGGATGGAAATTTATCGCTATTTATTAGATATCTTGAAACAGCAGTACATTCAGGAgggacatatatgtataatcatTTATATAATAGATATCATTCAGTAGAAGAGAATATGTTTAGATGGTCAGTCTATGGAGGATATAGCAAGGCTGTAGAATATTTTTGGGATAAGTTAAATgaggaagaaagaaacagaaatgTAGCTAGTGGTATACAAATATCTGTTACTAGCCATATTTCTGATTATACAACCATGGGGGAATCTTGTCATAGACAAGAAAAGTATgtagaaatatgtatatttcttatAAATCAAGTGAGAACAGATAATAAGAGAAAGACTATAGCTCGTATTGTATATGATTCATTTGAGgatgatatatatgtatgtagcatTTTAAGAATGATATCACCCATGTGGCCATGGCAAGATTTTCTTGGACAAATATTAGACGAATTAGAGGCAGCTTTGAAAGCGCAAAATAATGGCTATACAGgtttaaatttgttatatgtgATTATATCTTGCATGAAAAGAGATTATAATTTAGGGTATGTAATAGAAAATAGTAAGTATGGAATGATACTACATGAAGTATGGCATAAAATCCCTGCATGCTTAAAATCAAAGATAGCTGAGACAGATCCATATTTAGATCTCATACAGGATTTATTAGAGATTTGGCACTTATCAAGCATAAAGTTAATAATTAATGCTCCGGAGATGACACAATGGAGAAAAAAGTTATTAGAATCTggatatataatatgtataaggATAGGAAAGCTAATAAGGCTAGGACAATATGAATTATTAAATCAATTCACAGAGGAAGTATTAGTTtttgaaaaagagaagaagcttTTTAAACAAGCCATTAATATATGggattatttcataaatatagaCGAATATGATTTGGCAGATAAATTATTAGATTGGCAATCTGATTCCATAGAAGAGAAGGAAGAGCTTAAGAGTAAGATAAATCATGTAGGGCTTTGTCTAAATTTTATAAAAGCCGATAAATACGAATTAGCAGATAAGTTGCTAAATTGGAAATTTTCTACAAAAAAAGCAATACAAATTTGTAAGGATAATTTTACAGACGATGAATCTTcatatgattatatttatacaCTATGGGCAGTAGAAAAAGAACATATAGAAATAGCACGAAAGAAATCTCATAAGTTTTTATACTGGTTTTTACACTCAGAAGAAGAGATAGTATGGTTTAAGAGACAGAAGTTAGTAAATGACCGATTAGAAGAAAGACTTTGCGAGTTCTTtataaaagataattattttgaaACAATTGAGTATTTTTTAGATTGGTGTTTATTATCAAAAAAGGAAATACAAAAGTTAAAGCAAGTACTAGTAAATAggaatatgtttaaaaaatgtaactgcaATATGATGTGGAATTATATAGATATAGCAGAGAAATTTATTAAATGGGCTTTCGATGAAGAGGCAGAAAGGACAAAGTTTATTAGACAATTTATGTTATCAAATGAGGGTATAGTGTGTTGTGCTGGTTTTATAGCAGGGGGAGGTGAAAGCATAACTGGCAACGATATACCAACATTCCACGAAATAATTATTAGATTTAATAACTTTATCAATTTTTGGATCAAACCTCTAAAGAACCTTGATGAAATGAAAGATAAATTAAAAGACTATATATGTTGCTATGGTACAGATAAAAAtatgggaaaatatgaaatatttatgaatttattagACAATGTAGATCTAACTAATGAGGGGATAGACTAG
- the LOC143302945 gene encoding uncharacterized protein LOC143302945 isoform X2 translates to MAMISMATWLWEQSHIRNKIQEFLIFEYKERENQSNEKKWHDITKLILKQIDSYILHSILKIELTHIIKSIGEKIFNWYEYIRKNIEYGKKESAINYIEKIYWTHYGSIDEVKILKSFWIDNPRLNIATVYDMACEYALEENINSLWEQIPRNVQNKCRKNTYTECKSLILAYWRCCRDGNLSLFIRYLETAVHSGGTYMYNHLYNRYHSVEENMFRWSVYGGYSKAVEYFWDKLNEEERNRNVASGIQISVTSHISDYTTMGESCHRQEKYVEICIFLINQVRTDNKRKTIARIVYDSFEDDIYVCSILRMISPMWPWQDFLGQILDELEAALKAQNNGYTGLNLLYVIISCMKRDYNLGYVIENSKYGMILHEVWHKIPACLKSKIAETDPYLDLIQDLLEIWHLSSIKLIINAPEMTQWRKKLLESGYIICIRIGKLIRLGQYELLNQFTEEVLVFEKEKKLFKQAINIWDYFINIDEYDLADKLLDWQSDSIEEKEELKSKINHVGLCLNFIKADKYELADKLLNWKFSTKKAIQICKDNFTDDESSYDYIYTLWAVEKEHIEIARKKSHKFLYWFLHSEEEIVWFKRQKLVNDRLEERLCEFFIKDNYFETIEYFLDWCLLSKKEIQKLKQVLVNRNMFKKCNCNMMWNYIDIAEKFIKWAFDEEAERTKFIRQFMLSNEGIVCCAGFIAGGGESITGNDIPTFHEIIIRFNNFINFWIKPLKNLDEMKDKLKDYICCYGTDKNMGKYEIFMNLLDNVDLTNEGID, encoded by the coding sequence ATGGCGATGATTAGTATGGCAACATGGCTATGGGAACAATCACATATCagaaataaaatacaagaatttttaatatttgagtATAAAGAACGTGAGAATCAGAGTAATGAGAAGAAGTGGCAtgatataacaaaattaatattaaaacagaTAGACTCATATATATTACATTCTATATTGAAGATCGAATTAACTCACATAATAAAATCTATAGGAGAGAAGATATTTAACTGGTATGAGTATATTCGTAAGAATATTGAATATGGTAAAAAAGAATCAGCAATTAATTATATTGAGAAAATATATTGGACTCATTATGGATCAATAGATGAGGTAAAGATATTGAAATCATTTTGGATAGATAACCCAAGACTAAATATTGCTACAGTTTATGATATGGCATGTGAGTATGCTTTAGAAGAAAATATCAATAGTTTATGGGAACAAATACCAAGAAACGTGCAAAATAAATGTCGTAAAAATACATATACGGAATGTAAGAGTCTTATATTAGCATATTGGCGATGTTGTAGGGATGGAAATTTATCGCTATTTATTAGATATCTTGAAACAGCAGTACATTCAGGAgggacatatatgtataatcatTTATATAATAGATATCATTCAGTAGAAGAGAATATGTTTAGATGGTCAGTCTATGGAGGATATAGCAAGGCTGTAGAATATTTTTGGGATAAGTTAAATgaggaagaaagaaacagaaatgTAGCTAGTGGTATACAAATATCTGTTACTAGCCATATTTCTGATTATACAACCATGGGGGAATCTTGTCATAGACAAGAAAAGTATgtagaaatatgtatatttcttatAAATCAAGTGAGAACAGATAATAAGAGAAAGACTATAGCTCGTATTGTATATGATTCATTTGAGgatgatatatatgtatgtagcatTTTAAGAATGATATCACCCATGTGGCCATGGCAAGATTTTCTTGGACAAATATTAGACGAATTAGAGGCAGCTTTGAAAGCGCAAAATAATGGCTATACAGgtttaaatttgttatatgtgATTATATCTTGCATGAAAAGAGATTATAATTTAGGGTATGTAATAGAAAATAGTAAGTATGGAATGATACTACATGAAGTATGGCATAAAATCCCTGCATGCTTAAAATCAAAGATAGCTGAGACAGATCCATATTTAGATCTCATACAGGATTTATTAGAGATTTGGCACTTATCAAGCATAAAGTTAATAATTAATGCTCCGGAGATGACACAATGGAGAAAAAAGTTATTAGAATCTggatatataatatgtataaggATAGGAAAGCTAATAAGGCTAGGACAATATGAATTATTAAATCAATTCACAGAGGAAGTATTAGTTtttgaaaaagagaagaagcttTTTAAACAAGCCATTAATATATGggattatttcataaatatagaCGAATATGATTTGGCAGATAAATTATTAGATTGGCAATCTGATTCCATAGAAGAGAAGGAAGAGCTTAAGAGTAAGATAAATCATGTAGGGCTTTGTCTAAATTTTATAAAAGCCGATAAATACGAATTAGCAGATAAGTTGCTAAATTGGAAATTTTCTACAAAAAAAGCAATACAAATTTGTAAGGATAATTTTACAGACGATGAATCTTcatatgattatatttatacaCTATGGGCAGTAGAAAAAGAACATATAGAAATAGCACGAAAGAAATCTCATAAGTTTTTATACTGGTTTTTACACTCAGAAGAAGAGATAGTATGGTTTAAGAGACAGAAGTTAGTAAATGACCGATTAGAAGAAAGACTTTGCGAGTTCTTtataaaagataattattttgaaACAATTGAGTATTTTTTAGATTGGTGTTTATTATCAAAAAAGGAAATACAAAAGTTAAAGCAAGTACTAGTAAATAggaatatgtttaaaaaatgtaactgcaATATGATGTGGAATTATATAGATATAGCAGAGAAATTTATTAAATGGGCTTTCGATGAAGAGGCAGAAAGGACAAAGTTTATTAGACAATTTATGTTATCAAATGAGGGTATAGTGTGTTGTGCTGGTTTTATAGCAGGGGGAGGTGAAAGCATAACTGGCAACGATATACCAACATTCCACGAAATAATTATTAGATTTAATAACTTTATCAATTTTTGGATCAAACCTCTAAAGAACCTTGATGAAATGAAAGATAAATTAAAAGACTATATATGTTGCTATGGTACAGATAAAAAtatgggaaaatatgaaatatttatgaatttattagACAATGTAGATCTAACTAATGAGGGGATAGACTAG